One region of Thermococcus sp. MAR1 genomic DNA includes:
- a CDS encoding YiiX/YebB-like N1pC/P60 family cysteine hydrolase: MRKLGIIAVVFILLGATVPGASAGDLLNYIWDTRTYQHPYPTDVQPGDLVYGHSPDLFNAIIPGYWIHVAIVAWYNESINDWMVIEAKIGKGIIISPLSEFLSRYDVVALQRVMVDDATKQRAIQFAYQQLGKPYNYNYLGKPKVYDDEYYCSQLVWAAYLVASNFQVNLDENDGAWSWKYFYSVAPQEVYDDPMTYTIYKHEA; the protein is encoded by the coding sequence ATGAGGAAACTTGGAATAATAGCCGTGGTGTTCATCCTTCTCGGCGCCACCGTTCCAGGTGCCAGCGCCGGCGACCTGCTCAACTACATCTGGGACACCAGGACCTACCAGCACCCGTACCCGACCGATGTCCAGCCAGGAGACCTCGTCTACGGCCACAGCCCGGACCTCTTCAACGCCATAATCCCCGGCTACTGGATACACGTTGCAATCGTCGCCTGGTACAACGAGAGCATCAACGACTGGATGGTCATAGAGGCCAAGATAGGCAAGGGTATCATCATCAGCCCGCTCAGCGAGTTCCTCAGCAGGTACGACGTGGTCGCCCTCCAGAGGGTCATGGTCGATGACGCCACCAAGCAGAGGGCCATTCAGTTCGCCTACCAGCAGCTCGGAAAGCCCTACAACTACAACTATCTCGGCAAGCCAAAGGTCTACGATGACGAGTACTACTGCTCCCAGCTTGTCTGGGCCGCTTACCTCGTCGCCAGCAACTTCCAGGTAAACCTGGACGAAAACGACGGCGCCTGGAGCTGGAAATACTTCTACTCAGTCGCCCCACAGGAAGTTTACGACGACCCGATGACTTACACCATCTACAAGCACGAGGCCTGA
- a CDS encoding YiiX/YebB-like N1pC/P60 family cysteine hydrolase has product MKKVATILGLLFLAAMLNPVAASSSKGEANYWHPYPWNLVPGDIVIGHNPSSDKYIPGYWTHTGIIAYYDSYYGEWVVIEAWESGIRMVLLSDFLKRYDTVAVLRVATSDYVRQNAVYFAYQQLGKPYDWGWWTKQVYGDSYYCSELVWAAYMAAGGPDIDANPGWTWTYLNGVAPQEVYDDGDTYVIYYHSA; this is encoded by the coding sequence ATGAAGAAGGTGGCTACAATCCTGGGACTTCTCTTCTTGGCCGCCATGCTCAACCCAGTGGCGGCTTCTAGCAGCAAGGGAGAGGCAAACTACTGGCACCCCTACCCGTGGAACCTCGTACCTGGAGACATCGTCATAGGCCACAACCCCAGCAGCGACAAGTACATCCCCGGTTACTGGACACACACCGGAATCATTGCCTACTATGATAGCTATTACGGGGAATGGGTGGTCATAGAGGCATGGGAGTCCGGAATAAGAATGGTTCTGCTCTCTGACTTCCTAAAGAGATACGATACAGTTGCAGTTCTTCGCGTCGCCACCAGCGACTACGTGAGGCAGAACGCAGTTTACTTTGCCTACCAGCAGCTGGGCAAGCCCTACGACTGGGGCTGGTGGACAAAGCAGGTTTACGGCGACAGCTACTACTGCTCGGAGCTCGTCTGGGCGGCCTACATGGCCGCAGGCGGACCGGACATAGACGCTAACCCCGGCTGGACGTGGACCTATCTGAACGGTGTTGCGCCGCAGGAGGTCTACGACGACGGTGACACCTACGTGATATACTACCACTCGGCCTGA
- the dph2 gene encoding diphthamide biosynthesis enzyme Dph2 — MHEVSNREILKTLRELGAERVLIQTPEGLKREAQTLADFLEDNGIEAIINGDVNYGACDPADREAKLLGCDALIHLGHSYMRLHLEVPTIFVPAFAKVEVVPVLEKNIDEIRKLGRRIALVTTAQHVHRLEEAREFLEKQGFEVIIGKGDSRVSWSGQVLGCNFSPAKVDAEGVLFIGAGYFHPIGLALATGKPTLAVNPYSGDAFWMDKEAERLIRKRWAQIAKAMDAERFGVITSTKKGQLRLAEAKRVVKLLREHGKYARLMAMNHINYPALEGFDFDAYVVVACPRVPIDDYENWRKPVLTPTEVEILLGLRDDYAFDEILGVERNEDEPLGIALHGVRD; from the coding sequence ATGCATGAAGTTTCAAACCGCGAGATATTGAAAACCCTGCGAGAGCTTGGTGCTGAGAGGGTCCTCATTCAGACGCCGGAGGGTCTGAAGCGCGAGGCCCAAACTCTGGCGGATTTCCTTGAGGATAACGGGATTGAGGCAATAATAAACGGCGATGTAAACTACGGTGCCTGCGATCCCGCCGACAGGGAGGCGAAGCTACTCGGCTGCGATGCGCTGATACACCTCGGCCACTCCTACATGCGCCTCCACCTTGAGGTGCCCACTATATTCGTCCCAGCGTTCGCCAAGGTTGAAGTTGTTCCCGTGCTTGAGAAAAACATCGATGAGATAAGAAAGCTCGGGAGAAGGATAGCCCTCGTGACAACAGCCCAGCACGTTCACAGACTTGAGGAGGCGAGGGAGTTTCTGGAAAAGCAGGGCTTTGAAGTTATCATCGGGAAAGGGGACTCCCGCGTCAGCTGGTCGGGTCAGGTTCTCGGCTGCAATTTTAGCCCGGCCAAGGTTGATGCCGAAGGGGTTCTCTTCATCGGTGCCGGCTACTTCCATCCCATTGGCCTCGCCCTGGCGACCGGTAAACCTACCCTCGCGGTCAATCCATACTCCGGCGATGCATTCTGGATGGACAAAGAAGCGGAGCGCCTAATCAGGAAGCGCTGGGCGCAGATAGCGAAGGCCATGGATGCAGAGCGCTTCGGTGTGATAACGAGCACCAAGAAAGGGCAGCTCCGTCTGGCGGAGGCGAAGCGCGTGGTTAAGCTCCTCCGCGAGCATGGGAAATATGCCAGGCTAATGGCGATGAACCACATTAACTATCCCGCTTTGGAAGGCTTCGACTTCGACGCCTACGTCGTCGTTGCCTGTCCGCGCGTTCCGATAGACGACTACGAGAACTGGCGAAAACCGGTGCTGACGCCTACCGAGGTGGAGATACTCCTAGGACTCCGCGATGACTATGCCTTCGATGAGATACTCGGGGTTGAGCGTAATGAGGACGAACCCCTTGGCATAGCGCTTCACGGGGTGAGAGATTGA
- a CDS encoding METTL5 family protein, translated as MKKKHLAMTLSRLEGFRNPKPELEQYRTPGNVAAELLWMAHSQGDIAGRVLADLGAGTGVLSVGACLLGAEKVYAVEVDGDAVEVLRGNIERLGVAECVEVFHTHVSDFSMRVDTVVMNPPFGSQREHADRPFLIKAFEVGDVVYSIHLAKPEVRRFIEAFVRDFGFSITHRVTLLFEIPAQFFFHRKRLERIPVDVYRFQRM; from the coding sequence TTGAAGAAGAAGCACCTCGCCATGACGCTCTCCCGGCTGGAGGGCTTCAGGAATCCAAAACCCGAGCTTGAACAGTACAGGACCCCTGGGAATGTCGCGGCCGAGCTGCTCTGGATGGCACACTCCCAGGGCGATATCGCCGGTAGAGTCCTTGCCGACCTGGGTGCGGGAACGGGGGTTTTGAGCGTTGGTGCCTGCCTCCTTGGGGCGGAGAAAGTCTATGCCGTTGAGGTTGACGGTGATGCCGTCGAGGTTCTCCGGGGTAACATAGAGCGCCTCGGGGTGGCTGAGTGCGTCGAGGTTTTCCACACACACGTCTCCGATTTCTCTATGAGGGTTGATACCGTTGTGATGAACCCGCCCTTCGGGAGCCAGAGGGAGCATGCCGACAGGCCCTTTTTGATCAAGGCCTTTGAGGTGGGCGACGTTGTGTACTCCATCCACTTGGCCAAGCCAGAGGTAAGGCGCTTTATCGAAGCCTTTGTGAGAGACTTCGGTTTTTCGATAACGCATAGAGTAACCCTTCTCTTTGAGATTCCAGCCCAGTTCTTCTTCCATCGGAAGAGGCTGGAGAGAATCCCCGTCGATGTGTACCGGTTCCAAAGGATGTGA